The Rhabdothermincola sediminis genomic interval TGTGTTTCATCGTCGACGCGTTCTCCCGGCGGATCGTGGGGTGGCGGGTGGCGTCGAGTATGCGCACCGACATGGTCCTCGACGCGCTCGAGATGGCCAGACGCTGCCGCGGCGCCCGCCGCCTCGTCGGGCTCGTCACCCACTCCGACGCCGGGTCGCAAGGCGAACTCAACCGGTCGTCGCAACACCTCACGATGATGGAGGTGTCTGATGGTGCGACGACAGCAGTTGGCGGACAGGGCGTTTCGCCCGGCGATGCGCTCACCGGGGAGGCCGATGCCGGCGCGTCATGTGGAGCGCGAGTTCTGGCGCCCGATCGCTCAAGGCAAGAGCACCGAGGACGCTGCGGTCGCGATCGGGGTGTCGGTCCCCGTCGGGTCACGCTGGTTTCGCGACGCTGGCGGCATGGCGCCTTTGAGCCTCGCCGAGCCGACCGGCCGCTACTTGTCCTTCGCTGAACGCGAGGAACTCGCGCTGTTATGTGCCCGAGGTCTCGGGGTGCGTGCGATCGCCCGAGGGATGGGCCGAGATCCGTCGACGATCTCGCGGGAGCTGCGCCGCAACGCCGCGACTCGTGGCGGGAAGCTCGAGTACCGAGCAACGGTCGCTCAATGGAAGGCCCAGATGGCGGCGAAGCGACCGAAGCCGGCGAAGCTCGCGACGAACCCTCGGCTGTGTGCCTACGTGCGGGAACGGCTCAGCGGCGAGCTGAAGCGGCCCGATGGCACCGCCGTGCCTGGCCCGCCAACGACGTGGAAGGGGTTGAACAAGCCGCATCGGGCCGACCGCCGTTGGGCCACCGCGTGGAGTCCCGAGCAGATCTCACGGCGGCTCGTCGTCGACTTCCCCGATGATGAGGACATGCGCATCAGCCACGAGGCGATCTACCAGGCGCTCTACATCGAGGGCAGGGGCGCGTTGAAACGAGAGCTGGTGGCGTGCCTTCGCACCGGGCGTGCCCTGCGCAAGCCCCGCGAACGCGCCCGCAACCGACCCCAGGGCCATGTGACCGCGGTTGTCGTGCTGAGCGAGCGGCCCGCCGAAGCCGAGGACCGCGCCGTGCCCGGACACTGGGAAGGCGACCTCATCATCGGCACCGGCCGCTCCGCGATCGGCACCGTCGTCGAACGCACCAGCCGCTACACACTGCTGGTCCACCTCCCACGGCTCGAGGGCTACGGCATCGAACCACCGGTCAAGAACGGGCCGGCCCTCGGCGGCTACGGCGCCATCGCCATGAAAGACGCCCTCGAAGCGACCATGGGAACGATGCCCGCAGGGCTGCTTCGGTCGCTGACCTGGGACCGAGGCAAGCAGCTGTCCGCCCACGCGCAGTTCACGATCGACACCGACATCAAGGTCTTCTTCGCGGATCCGCACTCGCCATGGCAGCGCGCCACGAACGAAAACACCAACGGGTTGCTGCGCCAATACTTCCCGAAGGGAACCGACCTCTCCCGCTGGGGCCTCGACGACCTCATCGCTGTCCAGGACGCGCTCAACAGCAGACCCCGCAAGGTCCTCAGCTGGAAGACCCCCTCCGAGGCCCTCGACGAACAGCTACGGTCGCTCCACGACGCAGGTGTTGCAACGACTGGTTGAACCCGGTCAATTCACGTCGGTTCGGTTCACCGAGCGTCTCGAGGAGATCGGCGCCCGCCCCAGCATCGGCACGATCGCCGACTCGTTCGATAACGCCCTGGCCGAGACGACCAACGGGCTCTACAAGGCCAAATGCGTCTACGGGCCTGACGCCCCGAGACCCTCGGAGGACGTCGACGAGCTCGAGCTCGCCACCCTCTCCTGGGTGCACTGGTTCAACGAGGACCGGCTCCACAGCCACTGCGGCCACACGCCGCCAGCCGAGTTCGAAGCAGCGTTCTACGCTGCCCAACAAGCCGACCCCGCTGGGGTTGGAAACCAATAGCCCGAGCCTCCAACGAGCCCAGGGTTCCTCTGTGTTGGTCAAGCAGCGATGGGGGCGCTCTCGGGCGGGGCGTTGAGGTGTCGCTCGTCGGCGAGCATGAGCCGCCAGAGGTGGTTGGCGAGGCGTCGTCTGAGGCAGCGCATCGCCTCGTTGCGGGTCTGGCCCTCGGCGATCTTCTTGTCGAAGTACGCGCGGCCGATGCTGGTGGGCATGCGCACTTGAAGTGACCGCGATGAGGTGGATGGTCGAGTTGAGTTGCCGGTCGCCGCGCCTCGACAGGCGGTGGCGGGTCCGCTCGCCGGAGGCGACGTCGATCGGCGCGACGCCGGCGTAGGTGGCGAAGGCATCCGCTGTGGCGAACCGCGATGCGGGGCCGGTGCGGCCGATCAGTCACACGGCGGTGATAGCGCCGACACCGTCGACCTCGCGCAGCTGCGAGCCATGGTCGTCGAGCGCTGCGGCCATCCGCTTCTCGATGTCCGCGAGGCTCGCATCGACCGTGCGGAGCTCGCGCACGAGGTCCTGGGCGAGCTCCTTGCGGGTGCGTTCGGAGGCAGATGCTGGACGAACGCGGCGCAACAACCTCGACGCTGACTTCGCTGTGATCGCCAGCTCGGCGCCGCCGGGCACGAGGTCACGCAGCACGGCGTGCAGCTGTCGATAGCCCGCCAGCGTGGCATCGACCCGCAGCGACGCGATCGGCGTGTTCGTCGCCGGGTCGAGCGCCGTGGCGGTGTGCGAGCTCTTGTGTGGGTCCACTCCGATGATCATCCGGTTGCTCCGATCCACGATCTCCAACGGGAAAGCCGCGGCCGGCATACCGACTTCAAGGCCCAGCAACGCAGGGGCCAGTCCTCTGTTGAGCCAGACCGCGACCGGCCGTCGAACGGGAGGCAAACCCTGGGAGAGCCAACCCAAAGTGACAGGCGATTCACGAGCCACCCCGCCCGACGACCTCCCGGACGCTACGAGGCAAACCCCGCCGCGACCGGTCCCCTCATACAAGTCAGCGGTTCACCTGAGTCCGTGCAGCGGGTGGCCAGGGCCGACGTCCATCTCGATGATCGGCTGGTCGAGCGGCACGTCGATGTCGCGCACCACCTGCTCCGGGCCGGTGACGGCGAGCGCCGCGAGCAGCGACCCGAACCCCATCGCCGGGGTGCCGCCGCTGCGGGCCACGGCTACCCGCTGCACGCCCCCGACGAGGGGTCCGAGCGCCTCGGACACGAAGTGCACCACCGCCTGCAGCACGTGTGGGGCGTGGTGCAACACGATCGGCGGCTCGAGCGAGCGGATCGGCCGGTCCCGGTCGAAGGCGCTGCCCTCGACCCACCATCGCAGCAGCTCGCCGAACGCCACGGTGTCGTCGGGGTGGGCCGGGTCCTGGTCGGTCACCACGAACACCAGCCTCTCGAGCACCGCCGGCAGGGCCGCCTCCCGCAGCACCCGGCCGACGATCGGGGCGTCGAGGTGCTCGACCACGAGCGCCGCCCGATCCTGCTCCCGGTGGCGCTCCAGCGCAGCCAGGCAGGCGGCGCCCCACGCCCGCGCCGAGACTCGGCGGGCGCGGGCCGACGGGGGACCGTCGGGGGCGTGTTCGACCGGGAAGTCCCCCGACGGCGGGAACGGCGAGTCCCCGGTCGGCCGGGCGACCAGGTCCCGGTTGCCAACCGTCACCACGAGCAGCGTCGGCACCGGGTCCGGCTCGACGACCGTGAGCCCGACCGTGACCGGTGCGTCGAGACGGGCGTCGGTGCGCTCGAGGTCGAACGGATCGACGGTGACGAGCCGCTCGCCGGCGAGCACCTCGACGCCGCGGTCACCCGCCCAGGCCACCACCTCGCCCGCCAGCCCGGCATGCGCGCCCGTGCGGACCGTCACCGCGGACCCCGGCCGGAGCCGGAACCCGCGGCGGTCCACGAGCCCCGGCGGGAACTCGACGCACGGCGGCTCGAACCCGAAGCCGGTCATCACTGCGCCTTCCCGGCGCCACCCGCAGGCCCGCCGTGCCGGGCGGTCGGGGAGTGGTTGGCCTGGCGGGTGGCCTCGATGTAGCGGTCGTACCACATCGGCTCGAGCCCGAGGACCCGCCAGGCGGCCGCGGCCACTGCGACGGCGTTCGCCTCGGTCACCTGCGCGGGGTCGGCGTCGGGGCGGGCCCGGCCGATCAGCTCGCGGGCGGCCGCGAGGCGCTCGTCCGCCGGCAGGCACACCAGGCAGCGGTGCTCGTTCATCGTCTGCATGCCCTCGTCGACCGCGTCGATCAGGTCCCGCAACGGGGCCGGCAGTTCAGAGGAGCGGCCGAGCGTCTCCTTGAACTCGGCGCCGTCGCGGGCCAGGTAGCGGGCCACCCGATCGTGGTCGATGCGGTCGGCCGCGGACTGGCAGGCGTCGAAGAACAGGGCCTTCGCCCACGACACCAGCCCTGCGGGCGCGCCAGCGTCCCGTGCCTCGCCGTGGCCCGCGAGCACCTCGTCGAGCTGGTGCTGGAAGCAGTCCCGGTGGGGGCACTGGCGCAGAAAGGCATCGACCCGCTGGGGCAGCCCCATCGTGCGGTGCCGGGAGCGCTGCACGTCCTCCCACCTGGGCTGCGCGCTGCGCCCGCTCACCAGGGCGCGCAGGTCGTCTTGGGTGGTGGCTGGGTCGCAGGCCGCCTCGACGGCGGTGCCGGGCTGCCCGCCGTCGCGCCCGAGCAGCCAGGTGAGCGCCAGGCCGACGAACTCGTCGCACCACCCGCGGTCACAGGCCGGGTAGCGGCACGGCGCGAGCCCGCTCGATTTGCTGCACAGCTTCCGCGCGCACGGGGTGAGCAGCGGGCGCCAGCGTTCGGCGAGTACCGCGCGGATGGCGCGGCACCGCTCGGGGTCGTCCTCGTCGGCTAGTCGGCGGCACAGCTCGGCGTCGTCGGCGCTGCGCAGCCCCCGCCGGAACGCGGCCCGATTCGCACCGCCGTGCCCCACGAGCGAGACCGTACCCGCTCGGGGGGGCGATGAGCCCGGGCCACCGCCGGGGGCACTCAGCGCTCCGCAGTCGGCACGGCACCGCGCCGGAGCCGATTCTCCCCGTCCGCCGGTGGCACGGCGTGGACCGGCGGCCGACCGGTCCCGTTCCCTGCCGTCGCTGTTCAGCCGTTGCGAGGATCGAGCGCAGCGGCGACCACGTTGGCGATCGTGTCGAGCACCCGAGGGGGCAGTTTGCCGCACAACTGTTCGTACACGTAGCGCAGGCCCTCGGCGGCGCCATTACCGCCTTCGTAGCGGGGCAGGTTCTGGTGGGCCTTCGCGAGCCCCTCCTGGGTGGCGCTGGCCAGGTCGGCCCCGTCGAAGTGGAGACCGTGGACCCAGCGGTTCCGGAGGCGGATCAGCTGCCCGCTGTCCCCTCCGTCGCGCAACCAGCCCGCCAGGCGAGCGCCCTCCTTGTCATCGGCGAGCTCAGGTAGCTTCTCCAGGTTCTTCAGGGGACAGTCCTTGCAGGGCTCGGTCGCCGCGCAGTCGGCGGCCGCCCGAGCGAGGCTGGTCGCGTCCCCCTTGTCCTTCCCGGGGATGCGTACCGCGCGGTCGGTCCGCTTGCAGGTTGCTCCCTCGAGCCCCTCGAGGCGCGATACGACCGTCGCGACCTTCGCCGGCCCGTTTTGTCCCCCCAGTCGGCGGGTCACCCACAGGAGCGGGAGCATCTCGGCGGCGCTCACCCAACCCACCACGGTGTCACGCAGCCGCTGCTCCCGGCTCGCAAGGGCGACCTCCTCGATGCGGACCGCGAGCTGGGTGCCGACCGGGTCGGCCCGGCGACGTTCCTCGATCTCCCACAGCTGCTCCGGCACCCCGCCACGGTGATCCTGGTTCGACACCCACGGGCTGTTCCCGTCGACGACCCGCAGCCCGATCCGACACGCCTGCCGGGCCGTCTTCAGGTGGGGGCCGTTGCCGAGCAGGTCGCAGTGGGTGTCGAGCGTGGCGAGCGCCTGTCGGAAGCGAGCGCCGCGCGCTGCGGCCAGCACGCCATCGTCGATGTGGGCCCGCACCGTGTCGGCGAGCAGCAGGCGGGTCAGCGACCGTTTGGTCGCCTTGCCGGTGTGCGGGTCGGGGAGCAGGACCTTCGAGGGGAGCTGGGTGAGGGCCACCGCCCGCTCGGTCACCAAACGCATCGCCGGGGTGCCACCCACCGTGAGCGCCACGAGCTCGTCGACCTTCTTCCCGGCGGACCGCAGCTCGGCCAGTGCGTTCTCGAGGGCCTTTTGCACCTGCTCGTCGAGCTCCTCGCTCGGCTCGGCGGGGTTGGTGGCCAACCGGTAGGGGCCGAGCACGGGGATCTTCGGGCGCAGCACGGCGAAGGCGTCCGCGAGCAGCCGGGCGATGCCGATCGTGTCCCCCTTGCGGAAGCGGTCGTCGACCGTCTCCGGCTGGTCGGAGGCGAGCAGCGCCAGGGCCCAGCCGTCGCGGGCCCACTTGTCGAGGGCCTGGTAGCACGGCCCGTTGCGCACCACGTCGTCGGCGAAGTACTTGCGGACCCACTGCTCCCGCTCGTCGCCGGCGGCGTTGAGTTGCTCGGACAGGATCTCGGCGAACGGGCGGGAGGCCACCCAGGGGTGCGCGCCCAGCCCGTGCCTCTCCCCGATGTCCCGGAACTCCTCGTGCTGTAGGTCCTGAGTTCCCACGGTGGCGATCGCGAGCAGCACAAGTCCTCCTCTCAGAGCGTCGGCCGTCCGACAGCGTAGGCGGGGACCTGCTGGTTGCCATCCGCGCCGAGCAGGTGCTCGACCTCGAGCGCGGGCTCGGCCACCAGCGAGTGCATGAGCACGGTGACCCGGGCCGGCTCCCGGTCGATCTCGGCGGCCGCCCGGGTCAGGGCGTCGAAGCGGTCCAACCACTCGTCGCTGGCCGGCTCGGCCTGGCACTCCTGCGGCACCTGCATGTACGTCCCTCCTCGGTCATGGGCTTCCGGCACCCGTTGGTGACGGAAAGCAGCGCCGGAGCCTGGACTGGCGGCACTCGAGGCTTCCGGCACCGCGGCGCTCCCGGCCGTTCTGGCGGTGTTCGCCGGCGCGTTCATGGGGCCGGTGCAAGAGGAGCCCGGGCGCCGTCAGACCCGCGTCGACGGGCGGGCCATCACCGCCAGCAGGGCGGCGTGCACCTCGAAGCGGATGCCGTCGCCGCCCGACAGCTCCCCTGCGATGTCGACGACGTCGGTGAACGGGACCTCCACCTCACGGAGCAGGTTCACCCCGCAGGGACGGTCCAGACCGGCGGCGTCGAGGTCATCGAGCTCGAGGTACCCCTCCCGCCCGAGGCGGCTGAGCGCACTCGAGATGGGATGGAGCCGCACCGTCTCACCGGTGCGGCCCGTGACCAGCGCCGGCCGTAGCTTCCAGCCATCGGTGTCCGCGAACGGCACATCGGCCCACACCACCGTTCCCCGCCGCAGTCGACGACCGGGGGGACGGCGAACCTGGCGCAGCGCCCGGCTCACCCGCAGCGCACGGCGCAGGGCGCGGTCGCACTCCC includes:
- a CDS encoding IS30 family transposase, which translates into the protein MVRRQQLADRAFRPAMRSPGRPMPARHVEREFWRPIAQGKSTEDAAVAIGVSVPVGSRWFRDAGGMAPLSLAEPTGRYLSFAEREELALLCARGLGVRAIARGMGRDPSTISRELRRNAATRGGKLEYRATVAQWKAQMAAKRPKPAKLATNPRLCAYVRERLSGELKRPDGTAVPGPPTTWKGLNKPHRADRRWATAWSPEQISRRLVVDFPDDEDMRISHEAIYQALYIEGRGALKRELVACLRTGRALRKPRERARNRPQGHVTAVVVLSERPAEAEDRAVPGHWEGDLIIGTGRSAIGTVVERTSRYTLLVHLPRLEGYGIEPPVKNGPALGGYGAIAMKDALEATMGTMPAGLLRSLTWDRGKQLSAHAQFTIDTDIKVFFADPHSPWQRATNENTNGLLRQYFPKGTDLSRWGLDDLIAVQDALNSRPRKVLSWKTPSEALDEQLRSLHDAGVATTG